From Streptomyces qinzhouensis, one genomic window encodes:
- a CDS encoding ABC transporter family substrate-binding protein: MAQARISQTLRSRTLRSVALLTGGVLAIPALAGCGADESELTGQASAQDIATTQRKEVGDGGTLRWAADSVPTTLNTFQADADATTARIAQAVLPALFTLDTNGRPQRNPDYVESAEIVEREPKQVVLYKLNQKAVWSDGREIGAPDFVAQWRALSGRNTAYWTARNAGYDRIEEIQKGANDLEVKITFKKPYADWQSLFTPLYPKDVTGTPKAFNDGARNTLKATAGPFRIGAVDRKKKDVTLVRNPRWWGDQSKLDALVLTAVPRDKRAGALAAGKVDVAEIDRGTADRIALAVRNKSTGGQQPGHGPQAALTPAKALRLWALANGSDEEAAEIAQATREKTAEAIRTYAVEQAGLRGIAVRRTLEPAYTQLALNGESGPLADDRVRRAIARALDRKELAETVLRPLGLPAVPPGSHLALRGQRAYTDNSGALGEQNTQEAQALLADAGWTPGGALKKPAPVKAGSSASPAAPDEGDAADGKNTGRSPARAAEATSPALSRPDGPSHDGLYIVGDEKSGRGATRVLAPAPVTFEDLSLQRRADRLTETDGGTDTGRGGEKKDAKDARGGVTGAYAPAGTAAPLAAGGRLGKDGKPLTLRFVLPSGPGSDSLRSVGEKISRMLKRIGVETRITKVADESYFKDHIASGQYDLALYSWPATAYPATDARPIYAKPEPASDGSLLVEQNYTRVGTDYIDQLFDQAAGELDQDENRDLVRRADARIWAAAGSIPLYQRPELVAVRPVVLNAGAFGFATPRLQDIGFTKAAARKAGPPPVLPSPSASPAEGSEEGSEEASE; encoded by the coding sequence ATGGCCCAGGCCCGGATCTCCCAGACCCTCCGGTCCCGGACACTCCGTTCCGTGGCGCTGCTCACCGGTGGGGTGCTCGCGATCCCCGCGCTCGCGGGCTGCGGCGCCGACGAGTCCGAGCTGACCGGTCAGGCCTCCGCGCAGGACATCGCGACCACGCAACGGAAGGAAGTCGGCGACGGTGGCACCCTGCGCTGGGCCGCCGACTCCGTGCCCACCACCCTCAATACCTTCCAGGCCGACGCGGACGCCACCACCGCCCGGATTGCCCAGGCCGTGCTGCCGGCGCTCTTCACCCTCGATACCAACGGCCGTCCCCAGCGCAATCCGGACTATGTGGAATCCGCCGAGATCGTCGAGCGGGAGCCCAAGCAGGTGGTGCTCTACAAGCTCAACCAGAAGGCGGTCTGGAGCGACGGCCGGGAGATCGGCGCCCCCGACTTCGTTGCCCAGTGGCGGGCCCTCAGCGGCCGGAACACCGCCTACTGGACCGCGCGCAACGCCGGATACGACCGCATCGAGGAGATCCAGAAGGGCGCCAACGACCTCGAAGTCAAGATCACCTTCAAAAAGCCCTACGCCGACTGGCAGTCCCTCTTCACCCCGCTCTATCCGAAGGACGTCACCGGCACCCCCAAGGCCTTCAACGACGGAGCCCGCAACACGCTCAAGGCCACGGCGGGGCCGTTCCGGATCGGCGCGGTCGACCGCAAGAAGAAGGACGTCACCCTGGTGCGCAACCCCCGCTGGTGGGGTGACCAGTCCAAACTGGACGCCCTGGTCCTGACCGCCGTGCCGCGCGACAAGCGGGCCGGCGCGCTGGCCGCGGGGAAGGTCGACGTCGCCGAGATCGACCGGGGCACGGCCGACCGGATCGCCCTCGCCGTACGGAACAAGTCCACCGGCGGCCAGCAGCCCGGCCACGGCCCCCAGGCCGCCCTCACACCGGCCAAGGCCCTGCGGCTGTGGGCCCTGGCCAACGGCTCCGACGAGGAAGCGGCCGAGATCGCCCAGGCCACCAGGGAGAAGACCGCCGAGGCCATCCGGACGTACGCCGTCGAGCAGGCCGGGCTGCGCGGCATCGCGGTACGCCGGACCCTCGAACCCGCCTACACGCAGCTCGCGCTCAACGGCGAGTCGGGCCCCCTCGCCGACGACCGGGTCCGCCGGGCCATCGCCCGGGCCCTCGACCGCAAGGAACTGGCCGAGACCGTACTGCGCCCACTCGGTCTCCCCGCGGTCCCGCCCGGCAGCCACCTCGCCCTCCGGGGGCAGCGCGCCTACACCGACAACAGCGGGGCCCTGGGGGAGCAGAACACCCAGGAGGCGCAGGCCCTCCTCGCCGACGCGGGCTGGACCCCGGGCGGAGCGCTGAAGAAGCCCGCGCCGGTGAAGGCCGGGTCGAGCGCCTCACCGGCCGCCCCCGACGAAGGCGACGCGGCCGACGGCAAGAACACCGGACGGAGCCCCGCCCGGGCCGCCGAGGCCACCTCCCCGGCACTGTCGCGCCCGGACGGCCCCTCTCACGACGGCCTCTACATCGTGGGCGACGAGAAGTCCGGCCGCGGCGCGACCCGGGTCCTCGCCCCGGCGCCCGTGACCTTCGAGGACCTCTCCCTCCAGCGCCGGGCCGACCGGCTCACCGAAACCGACGGCGGGACGGACACCGGCCGCGGCGGGGAGAAGAAGGACGCCAAGGACGCCAGGGGCGGGGTCACCGGCGCCTACGCCCCGGCGGGCACCGCCGCGCCCCTCGCCGCGGGCGGCCGCCTCGGCAAGGACGGCAAACCGCTCACCCTGCGCTTCGTCCTTCCTTCCGGACCCGGCTCCGATTCGCTGCGCTCGGTGGGCGAGAAGATCAGCCGGATGCTGAAGCGGATCGGGGTGGAGACCCGGATCACCAAGGTCGCCGACGAAAGCTACTTCAAGGACCACATCGCCTCCGGCCAGTACGACCTCGCCCTGTACTCGTGGCCCGCCACCGCCTACCCGGCCACCGACGCCCGCCCCATCTACGCCAAGCCGGAACCCGCCAGCGACGGGTCACTGCTGGTGGAGCAGAACTACACCCGGGTCGGCACCGACTACATCGACCAGTTGTTCGACCAGGCCGCGGGTGAACTGGACCAGGACGAGAACCGCGATCTGGTCCGCCGGGCGGATGCCAGGATCTGGGCGGCGGCGGGCTCGATCCCGCTCTACCAGCGGCCCGAGCTGGTCGCGGTCCGGCCGGTCGTACTGAACGCCGGAGCCTTCGGCTTCGCCACCCCCCGGCTCCAGGACATCGGCTTCACCAAGGCCGCGGCGCGCAAGGCCGGACCCCCGCCGGTCCTGCCGAGCCCCTCGGCGAGCCCGGCCGAGGGCTCGGAGGAGGGCTCGGAAGAGGCATCGGAGTAG
- the typA gene encoding translational GTPase TypA: protein MPTRHDIRNVAIVAHVDHGKTTLVDAMLKQAGAFAAHQQVDDRVMDSNDLEREKGITILAKNTAVKYHPKAGGAPVTINIIDTPGHADFGGEVERGLSMVDAVVLLVDASEGPLPQTRFVLRKALQARMPVILCINKTDRPDSRIDEVVNETYDLFLDLDADEDQIEFPIVYACARDGVASLTKPADGTVPADSDSLEPFFSTLLEYVPAPEFDSAAPLQAHVTNLDADNFLGRIALLRVEQGELRKGQNVAWIKRDGTISNVRISELMMTEALTRKPAEVAGPGDICAVAGIPDIMIGETLADPENPVALPLITVDEPAISMTVGTNTSPLVGRGGTGKGADNKAAVKDRKVTARQVKDRLDRELVGNVSLRVLETERPDAWEVQGRGELALAILVEQMRREGFELTIGKPQVVTKEVDGKVHEPVERMTIDVPEEHMGAVTQLMGVRKGRMDNMSNHGSGWVRMEFVVPSRGLIGFRTEFLTNTRGTGIAHSIHEGHEPWFGTLTTRNNGSLVADRSGAVTAFAMTNLQERGVLFTEPGTEVYEGMIVGENSRSDDMDVNITKEKKLTNMRSSSADSFEAIVPPRKLSLEQSLEFCRDDECVEVTPEAVRIRKVNLDARERARAASRAKHG from the coding sequence ATGCCCACCCGCCACGACATCCGTAATGTCGCCATCGTCGCCCATGTCGACCACGGCAAGACCACCCTGGTCGACGCCATGCTGAAGCAGGCCGGCGCCTTCGCCGCGCACCAGCAGGTCGACGACCGGGTGATGGACTCGAACGACCTGGAGCGTGAGAAGGGCATCACGATCCTCGCCAAGAACACGGCGGTCAAGTACCACCCGAAGGCCGGCGGCGCCCCCGTCACCATCAACATCATCGACACTCCGGGCCACGCCGACTTCGGCGGTGAGGTCGAGCGCGGCCTGTCCATGGTCGACGCGGTCGTGCTGCTCGTCGACGCCTCTGAGGGCCCCCTCCCGCAGACCCGGTTCGTGCTCCGCAAGGCCCTCCAGGCCCGGATGCCGGTGATCCTCTGCATCAACAAGACGGACCGCCCGGACTCCCGTATCGACGAGGTCGTCAACGAGACCTACGACCTCTTCCTCGACCTGGACGCCGACGAGGACCAGATCGAGTTCCCGATCGTCTACGCCTGCGCCCGGGACGGCGTCGCCTCGCTCACCAAGCCCGCCGACGGCACGGTCCCCGCCGACAGCGACAGCCTGGAGCCCTTCTTCTCGACCCTGCTGGAGTACGTCCCGGCCCCCGAGTTCGACTCGGCTGCGCCGCTGCAGGCCCATGTCACCAACCTGGACGCGGACAACTTCCTCGGCCGTATCGCCCTCCTCCGGGTCGAGCAGGGCGAGCTGCGCAAGGGCCAGAACGTGGCCTGGATCAAGCGCGACGGCACCATCTCCAATGTCCGCATCAGCGAGCTGATGATGACCGAGGCGCTGACCCGCAAGCCCGCCGAGGTCGCCGGGCCCGGCGACATCTGCGCGGTCGCGGGCATCCCCGACATCATGATCGGTGAGACGCTGGCCGACCCGGAGAACCCGGTCGCCCTGCCGCTGATCACCGTCGACGAGCCCGCGATCTCCATGACCGTGGGTACGAACACCTCGCCGCTCGTCGGCCGTGGCGGCACCGGCAAGGGCGCCGACAACAAGGCCGCGGTCAAGGACCGCAAGGTCACCGCGCGCCAGGTCAAGGACCGCCTCGACCGCGAGCTGGTCGGCAATGTCTCCCTCCGTGTCCTGGAGACCGAGCGCCCCGACGCCTGGGAGGTGCAGGGCCGTGGTGAGCTGGCGCTGGCGATCCTGGTCGAGCAGATGCGCCGGGAGGGCTTCGAGCTGACCATCGGCAAGCCTCAGGTCGTCACCAAGGAGGTCGACGGCAAGGTCCACGAGCCCGTCGAGCGCATGACGATCGACGTGCCCGAGGAGCACATGGGCGCGGTCACCCAGCTCATGGGCGTCCGCAAGGGCCGCATGGACAACATGTCCAACCACGGCTCCGGCTGGGTGCGCATGGAGTTCGTCGTGCCTTCCCGTGGCCTGATCGGGTTCCGTACGGAGTTCCTCACGAACACCCGCGGCACCGGAATCGCCCACTCCATCCACGAGGGCCACGAGCCCTGGTTCGGCACGCTCACGACCCGTAACAACGGTTCGCTGGTCGCCGACCGCTCGGGCGCCGTCACCGCCTTCGCGATGACCAACCTCCAGGAGCGCGGCGTTCTCTTCACCGAGCCGGGCACCGAGGTCTACGAGGGCATGATCGTCGGTGAGAACTCCCGCTCCGACGACATGGACGTGAACATCACCAAGGAGAAGAAGCTCACCAACATGCGCTCCTCCTCCGCCGACTCCTTCGAGGCGATCGTTCCCCCGCGCAAGCTCTCGCTGGAGCAGTCGCTGGAGTTCTGCCGGGACGACGAGTGCGTCGAGGTGACCCCGGAGGCCGTGCGCATCCGCAAGGTGAACCTGGACGCCCGGGAGCGGGCCCGCGCCGCCTCCCGCGCCAAGCACGGCTGA
- a CDS encoding succinate dehydrogenase/fumarate reductase iron-sulfur subunit, whose amino-acid sequence MSTYQAGFRVWRGDQEGGELRDYSVEVHDGEVVLDIIHRLQATQAPDLAVRWNCKAGKCGSCSAEINGRPRLMCMTRMSVFSRDETITVTPLRAFPVTRDLVTDVSFNYTKAREVPSFVPPRGVAPGEYRMQQADVDRSQEFRKCIECFLCQDTCHVVRDHEENKTAFAGPRFLMRVAELDMHPLDSAEEVGLDRKKTAQDEHGLGYCNITKCCTEVCPEGIRITDNALIPLKERAVDRKYDPLVWLGNKIRRRDGS is encoded by the coding sequence GTGAGTACGTACCAGGCCGGCTTCAGGGTGTGGCGGGGCGACCAGGAGGGCGGGGAACTGCGGGACTATTCCGTGGAGGTCCACGACGGTGAGGTCGTCCTCGACATCATCCACCGCCTCCAGGCCACCCAGGCGCCCGATCTCGCGGTCCGCTGGAACTGCAAGGCCGGTAAGTGCGGCTCGTGCAGTGCGGAAATCAACGGCCGCCCCCGGCTGATGTGCATGACGCGGATGTCCGTCTTCTCGCGCGACGAAACGATCACTGTGACGCCCCTGCGGGCCTTTCCCGTAACACGCGATCTGGTCACCGACGTCTCCTTCAACTACACGAAGGCGCGGGAGGTGCCGTCCTTCGTACCACCACGGGGGGTCGCCCCGGGCGAGTACCGGATGCAGCAGGCCGATGTGGACCGCTCCCAGGAGTTCCGCAAGTGCATCGAGTGCTTCCTCTGCCAGGACACCTGCCATGTGGTCCGTGACCACGAGGAGAACAAGACGGCGTTCGCCGGGCCGCGCTTCCTGATGCGGGTCGCCGAACTGGACATGCACCCGCTGGACTCGGCCGAGGAGGTGGGCCTCGACCGCAAGAAGACCGCCCAGGACGAGCACGGGCTGGGCTACTGCAACATCACCAAATGCTGTACGGAGGTGTGCCCCGAGGGCATCAGGATCACGGACAACGCTCTGATCCCGCTGAAGGAGCGCGCCGTCGACCGCAAGTACGACCCCCTGGTCTGGCTCGGCAACAAGATCCGGCGCAGGGACGGTTCCTGA
- a CDS encoding TPM domain-containing protein, which translates to MTRISARLTLAALLAAAWLSPPLAPSATAAHRPAARSTAAGPGRPAPPAEDPVTLSRDGQITDRAGALGDRRAEVTRALDRLYAAERLQLFVVYVRDFSGRTAQEWADATARRNGLGTDDLLLAVATHDRQYAYWAAAASPLTDARLAEVARTAIVPPLRAHDWAGAAVGAADGYAAVLAGRPVPSPTIVPGDPDPGTAPAGTGAGDLVLPVGVAIAVVGVAAYAATRRRHRTATRTTPQGGRAGWSSGPDAAAGPPTAELDARARQALVGTDDALRTSQEELGFATAQFGEAAAEPFTAAVAYAQGELTAAFRLRQQLDDAHPEDEATRRRMLEEILARCADADRRLDAESEDFDRLRDLERNAPEALRTADERFAELNGRLLSTDAALAVMRERYAPSASAPVMSDATAAGDRLVFAKTAADRARTALAADENATAAVQIRATEGALAQADRLIEAVDRRARELAEAVGALPGALTETDSDLAEAHGVLDGTAPEESTAGLRGRTARAESVAAEVRREMAAGPYDPIDALRRVEEADAALDAALAGARAGEESARRARSLLGQATLGARAAVEAAADYITTHRGAVGSPARTRLAEAQRRLALSAEQAAEAPGTGGAGGGGQANVQAALGEAQRADALAREAQRLAEEDVRGFGNPFGAGGVSGAGSAGGGLGGAVLGGILLGGLFGGGRGGGHGSGGGFGSGGFGGRPGSFGGGGTRGRMGGGRF; encoded by the coding sequence GTGACGCGAATATCCGCCCGGCTGACCCTCGCCGCGCTGCTGGCGGCCGCTTGGCTGAGCCCGCCGCTCGCACCCTCCGCGACTGCCGCCCACCGCCCCGCGGCCCGGAGCACGGCGGCCGGGCCGGGCCGGCCCGCGCCACCGGCCGAGGACCCCGTCACCCTCTCCCGCGACGGGCAGATCACCGACCGGGCCGGCGCGCTCGGCGACCGCCGGGCCGAGGTCACCCGGGCACTCGACCGGCTGTACGCCGCCGAGCGGCTTCAGCTCTTCGTCGTCTATGTCCGCGACTTCTCCGGCCGTACCGCGCAGGAATGGGCCGACGCCACCGCCCGCCGCAACGGACTCGGCACCGACGACCTCCTCCTTGCCGTCGCCACCCATGATCGTCAATACGCCTACTGGGCAGCGGCCGCGTCACCACTCACCGACGCCCGGCTCGCCGAGGTCGCCCGGACCGCGATCGTGCCGCCGCTGCGGGCACACGACTGGGCGGGTGCCGCCGTCGGCGCCGCGGACGGCTATGCGGCGGTCCTCGCGGGTCGGCCCGTACCGTCCCCCACGATCGTCCCGGGCGACCCCGATCCGGGAACCGCCCCCGCGGGAACGGGCGCCGGGGATCTGGTTCTGCCGGTGGGAGTCGCGATCGCCGTCGTCGGGGTAGCCGCCTACGCCGCTACCCGGCGCAGGCACCGTACCGCCACCCGTACCACCCCCCAGGGCGGCCGGGCCGGATGGAGCAGCGGTCCGGATGCCGCGGCCGGTCCCCCGACTGCCGAACTGGACGCGCGGGCGCGGCAGGCGCTCGTGGGGACCGACGATGCGCTGCGCACCAGCCAGGAGGAGCTGGGTTTCGCCACGGCCCAGTTCGGCGAGGCCGCGGCGGAACCCTTCACCGCCGCCGTCGCTTACGCCCAGGGCGAGCTGACCGCGGCGTTCCGGCTGCGGCAGCAGCTCGACGACGCCCATCCCGAGGACGAGGCCACCCGGCGGCGGATGTTGGAGGAGATCCTCGCCCGCTGTGCGGACGCCGACCGGCGGCTGGACGCCGAGTCGGAGGACTTCGACCGGCTGCGCGATCTGGAACGCAACGCTCCGGAGGCGCTGCGAACCGCTGACGAGCGTTTCGCCGAACTGAACGGACGGCTCCTCTCGACGGACGCGGCACTGGCGGTGATGCGGGAGCGGTACGCGCCCTCCGCGTCGGCCCCCGTCATGAGCGACGCGACAGCGGCCGGGGACCGGCTGGTATTCGCCAAAACCGCCGCGGACCGGGCCCGCACCGCGCTCGCCGCCGACGAGAACGCCACGGCCGCCGTACAGATCCGGGCCACGGAGGGGGCTTTGGCGCAGGCGGACCGGCTGATCGAGGCTGTGGACCGGCGGGCCCGGGAGCTGGCGGAAGCGGTCGGGGCCCTGCCGGGGGCGCTCACGGAGACGGACAGCGACCTGGCAGAGGCGCACGGCGTGCTCGACGGCACGGCGCCCGAGGAGTCGACGGCCGGGCTGCGGGGGCGGACCGCCCGGGCCGAGAGCGTGGCGGCCGAGGTGCGCCGGGAGATGGCAGCCGGGCCCTACGACCCGATCGACGCCCTGCGGCGAGTGGAGGAGGCGGACGCCGCGCTGGACGCGGCGCTGGCGGGGGCCCGGGCCGGCGAGGAGTCGGCGCGGCGGGCCCGGTCGCTCCTCGGGCAGGCGACGCTCGGGGCCCGGGCGGCCGTCGAGGCCGCGGCCGACTACATCACCACACATCGCGGCGCGGTCGGCAGCCCGGCACGGACCAGGCTGGCGGAGGCACAGCGGCGGCTCGCGCTTTCGGCGGAGCAGGCAGCGGAGGCCCCGGGGACCGGCGGGGCCGGGGGTGGCGGGCAGGCGAACGTGCAGGCCGCGCTGGGCGAGGCACAGCGGGCGGACGCGCTGGCGCGGGAGGCTCAGCGTCTCGCGGAGGAGGACGTCCGTGGATTCGGGAACCCCTTCGGCGCGGGCGGTGTATCAGGGGCAGGAAGCGCGGGAGGCGGTCTCGGCGGAGCGGTGCTCGGCGGGATTCTCCTCGGCGGTCTGTTCGGCGGGGGAAGGGGTGGGGGTCATGGTTCCGGTGGCGGGTTCGGCAGCGGTGGGTTCGGCGGGAGACCGGGCAGCTTCGGCGGTGGCGGCACCCGGGGCCGGATGGGTGGTGGTCGCTTCTGA
- a CDS encoding fumarate reductase/succinate dehydrogenase flavoprotein subunit, translating to MTQLERQQWDVVVVGAGGAGLRAAIEARERGARTAVICKSLFGKAHTVMAEGGIAASMGNVNAGDNWQVHFRDTMRGGKFLNQWRMAELHAQEAPARVWELETWGALFDRTADGRISQRNFGGHEYPRLAHVGDRTGLELIRTLQQKIVSLQQEDEAATGDHESRLKIFQECTVTRILKDGDRVAGVFCYERESGRFFVVEAPSVVLATGGVGKSFKVTSNSWEYTGDGHALALLAGAPLLNMEFIQFHPTGMVWPPSVKGILVTESVRGDGGVLRNSEGKRFMFDYIPEVFKEKYAQSEDEADRWYDDPDHNRRPPELLPRDEVARAINSEVKAGRGSPAGGVFLDVSTRMPAEVIRRRLPSMYHQFKELADVDITAEPMEVGPTCHYVMGGVAVASDTAAAVGVPGLFAAGEVAGGMHGSNRLGGNSLSDLLVFGRRAGLHAARHARESSPLPSVDEARVDAAAAEALRPFSASGAPDGGPPENPYTLHQELQQTMNDLVGIIRREGEMRQALEHLARLGDRARRAGVEGHRQFNPGWHLALDLRNMLLVSECIARAALERTESRGGHTREDRPAMEREWRRINLLCRLADSTGTGTGTTTGTDTGPDTGSASTDGTSTGRIGLQRTTTDPIRPDLLALFEKEELVKYLTEEELHE from the coding sequence ATGACGCAACTCGAACGCCAGCAGTGGGACGTCGTCGTGGTCGGTGCGGGAGGTGCCGGTCTGCGTGCCGCCATCGAGGCCCGGGAGCGCGGCGCCCGTACCGCGGTGATCTGCAAGTCGCTCTTCGGCAAGGCCCATACCGTGATGGCGGAGGGCGGTATCGCCGCCTCGATGGGCAATGTGAACGCCGGGGACAACTGGCAGGTGCACTTCCGGGACACCATGCGGGGCGGGAAGTTCCTCAACCAGTGGCGGATGGCGGAGCTGCACGCCCAGGAGGCACCGGCCCGGGTCTGGGAGCTGGAGACCTGGGGCGCGCTCTTCGACCGGACCGCCGACGGCCGGATCTCCCAGCGCAACTTCGGCGGCCACGAGTATCCCAGGCTGGCCCATGTCGGTGACCGGACCGGACTGGAGCTGATCCGCACCCTCCAGCAGAAGATCGTCTCGCTCCAGCAGGAGGACGAGGCCGCCACCGGCGACCACGAATCCCGGCTGAAGATCTTCCAGGAGTGCACGGTCACCCGCATCCTCAAGGACGGCGACCGGGTCGCGGGGGTCTTCTGCTACGAACGGGAGTCGGGCCGGTTCTTCGTGGTCGAGGCGCCTTCGGTCGTCCTCGCCACCGGCGGCGTCGGCAAGTCTTTCAAGGTCACCTCCAATTCGTGGGAGTACACGGGCGACGGACACGCCCTCGCCCTCCTCGCGGGTGCGCCGCTGCTCAACATGGAGTTCATCCAGTTCCACCCGACGGGCATGGTCTGGCCCCCCTCGGTCAAGGGCATCCTGGTCACCGAGTCCGTCCGCGGCGACGGCGGGGTACTGCGCAACTCCGAGGGCAAACGGTTCATGTTCGACTACATCCCGGAGGTCTTCAAAGAGAAGTACGCCCAGTCGGAGGACGAGGCCGACCGCTGGTACGACGACCCCGACCACAACCGCCGTCCACCCGAGCTGCTCCCCCGCGACGAAGTCGCCCGTGCCATCAATTCCGAGGTCAAGGCGGGCCGCGGTTCGCCCGCGGGAGGGGTCTTCCTCGACGTCTCGACCCGGATGCCCGCCGAGGTCATCCGCCGCCGCCTGCCGTCGATGTACCACCAGTTCAAGGAACTGGCGGATGTCGACATCACCGCAGAGCCGATGGAGGTCGGTCCCACCTGCCACTATGTGATGGGCGGCGTGGCCGTCGCCTCCGACACCGCGGCCGCGGTGGGGGTGCCCGGTCTCTTCGCGGCCGGTGAGGTCGCCGGCGGGATGCACGGCTCCAACCGGCTCGGCGGCAACTCCCTCTCCGATCTCCTCGTCTTCGGCCGCCGCGCCGGACTCCACGCGGCCCGGCACGCCCGGGAGAGCAGCCCCCTCCCCTCCGTGGACGAGGCCCGGGTCGACGCCGCGGCGGCGGAGGCGCTGCGCCCGTTCAGTGCCTCCGGGGCTCCGGACGGCGGTCCGCCGGAGAATCCCTACACCCTCCACCAGGAGCTCCAGCAGACCATGAACGACCTGGTCGGGATCATCCGCCGGGAGGGCGAGATGCGACAGGCGCTGGAGCACCTGGCCCGGCTCGGTGACCGGGCCCGCCGGGCCGGTGTCGAGGGCCATCGGCAGTTCAACCCCGGCTGGCACCTCGCCCTCGACCTGCGGAACATGCTCCTGGTCAGCGAGTGCATCGCCCGCGCCGCCCTGGAACGCACCGAGAGCCGCGGCGGCCACACCCGGGAGGACCGCCCCGCGATGGAGCGGGAGTGGCGCCGTATCAATCTGCTGTGCCGACTGGCCGACTCCACAGGCACGGGCACGGGCACGACCACGGGCACGGATACCGGCCCGGACACCGGCTCCGCTTCGACCGACGGCACCTCCACCGGCCGGATCGGCCTGCAACGTACGACGACCGACCCCATCCGACCCGACCTGCTCGCCCTGTTCGAGAAGGAGGAGCTGGTCAAGTACCTCACCGAAGAGGAGCTCCACGAGTGA
- a CDS encoding ABC transporter permease, translated as MTSPIETEGADSSVALDKSTATKPEAADGQAVTGRSPGQLMWARFKRDRTGVISAIVVLAFFVISALAPVISWLYGKDPYTLYPSQEGYENILDDFSMPVGTFGGVSGDFWFGVEPNLGRDVFTMLLYGIRTSLYMALVVTTLMVVTGVVIGMVSGYFGGKVDYWLSRITDFFLAFPQQLFFIAFMPVVVAMFVSPKDETPTYLRATAIILVMWFLGWMGLARLVRSSVLSLREREFVEAAKVSGASRWRIVRKEILPNIVTPILVQGTYMLPSSILTIAFLSYVGVGFVEPTPDWGRMFAIGADVYEQNPSFMFFPGVAMVTFILAFNLLGDSVRDAFDPKTGR; from the coding sequence ATGACCAGTCCAATCGAGACCGAGGGCGCCGACTCCTCTGTCGCCTTGGACAAGAGCACCGCGACCAAGCCCGAGGCGGCTGACGGCCAGGCCGTGACCGGCCGTTCGCCGGGCCAGCTGATGTGGGCGCGCTTCAAGCGCGACCGCACCGGAGTGATCTCCGCCATCGTCGTGCTCGCGTTCTTCGTGATCTCCGCGCTGGCGCCGGTGATCTCCTGGCTGTACGGCAAGGACCCGTACACGCTCTACCCCAGCCAGGAGGGGTACGAGAACATCCTCGACGACTTCTCCATGCCGGTCGGCACCTTCGGCGGAGTCTCCGGGGACTTCTGGTTCGGCGTCGAGCCCAACCTGGGCCGCGATGTGTTCACGATGCTGCTCTACGGCATCCGGACCTCCCTCTACATGGCGCTGGTCGTCACCACGCTCATGGTGGTCACCGGGGTGGTCATCGGCATGGTGAGCGGTTACTTCGGCGGCAAGGTCGACTACTGGCTCAGCCGGATCACCGACTTCTTCCTGGCCTTCCCCCAGCAGCTCTTCTTCATCGCCTTCATGCCCGTCGTGGTCGCGATGTTCGTCTCCCCGAAGGACGAGACCCCCACCTATCTGCGGGCCACCGCGATCATCCTGGTGATGTGGTTCCTCGGCTGGATGGGTCTGGCCCGACTGGTGCGCAGCTCCGTGCTCTCGCTGCGGGAGCGGGAGTTCGTCGAGGCGGCCAAGGTCTCCGGCGCCTCGCGCTGGCGGATCGTCCGCAAGGAGATCCTCCCGAACATCGTCACGCCGATCCTGGTGCAGGGCACCTACATGCTGCCCAGTTCCATCCTGACCATCGCCTTCCTCTCCTACGTCGGTGTGGGCTTCGTGGAACCGACCCCCGACTGGGGCCGGATGTTCGCGATCGGTGCCGATGTGTACGAGCAGAACCCCTCGTTCATGTTCTTCCCGGGTGTCGCCATGGTGACGTTCATCCTCGCCTTCAATCTTCTCGGCGACTCGGTGCGGGACGCGTTCGACCCCAAAACCGGACGGTGA